A stretch of Prunus dulcis chromosome 6, ALMONDv2, whole genome shotgun sequence DNA encodes these proteins:
- the LOC117633152 gene encoding UDP-glucuronic acid decarboxylase 6 isoform X1 gives MANNSSNGVHQTTTKSPPLPSPLRFSKFFQSNMRILVTGGAGFIGSHLVDRLMENEKNEVIVVDNYFTGSKDNLKKWIGHPRFELIRHDVTETLLVEVDRIYHLACPASPIFYKYNPVKTIKTNVIGTLNMLGLAKRVGARILLTSTSEVYGDPLVHPQPESYWGNVNPIGVRSCYDEGKRVAETLMFDYHRQHGIEIRIARIFNTYGPRMNIDDGRVVSNFIAQALRDEPLTVQNPGTQTRSFCYVSDMVDGLIRLMEGEHTGPINIGNPGEFTMLELAETVKELINPGVEIKRVENTPDDPRQRKPDITKAKELLGWEPKIKLREGLPLMEEDFRLRLGAAKKN, from the exons ATGGCAAACAATTCCTCCAATGGGGTGCACCAGACCACAACAAAGTCTCCTCCATTGCCATCCCCTTTGCGTTTTTCCAAGTTTTTTCAG TCCAATATgagaattttggttactggGGGAGCTGGATTCATCGGTTCTCACCTGGTTGACAGATTaatggaaaatgaaaagaatgaG GTTATTGTTGTTGACAACTACTTCACTGGCTCCAAGGACAATCTGAAAAAATGGATTGGTCATCCCAGATTTGAGCTAATTCGTCATG ATGTCACAGAGACATTGTTGGTTGAAGTTGATCGAATTTACCATCTTGCTTGCCCAGCTTCTccaattttctataaatacaaCCCTGTAAAG ACGATAAAAACAAATGTGATTGGCACGCTGAACATGCTTGGACTTGCCAAGCGAGTTGGAGCAAG GATTTTGCTGACATCAACTTCAGAGGTATATGGAGATCCTCTTGTGCATCCACAACCTGAAAGCTATTGGGGTAATGTTAACCCAATTG GAGTAAGGAGCTGCTATGATGAGGGGAAGCGTGTTGCTGAGACCTTGATGTTCGACTATCATAGGCAGCATGGGATAG AAATACGTATTGCCAGAATCTTCAACACGTATGGTCCTCGCATGAATATTGATGATGGGCGTGTAGTCAGCAATTTTATAGCCCAAGCACTTCG TGATGAACCCTTGACAGTCCAAAATCCTGGGACTCAAACTCGCAGCTTCTGTTATGTCTCTGACATG gttgATGGCCTCATTCGTCTCATGGAAGGAGAGCACACTGGACCCATTAACATTGGAAACCCAG GTGAATTTACAATGCTTGAACTTGCAGAGACAGTGAAGGAG CTCATCAACCCTGGGGTGGAGATAAAGAGGGTGGAGAACACTCCTGATGATCCAAGACAGCGGAAACCCGACATCACAAAGGCAAAGGAATTGCTGGGTTGGGAGCCAAAGATCAAGTTACGGGAAGGCCTGCCTCTCATGGAGGAGGATTTCCGCTTGAGGCTGGGAGCAGCCAAAAAGAACTGA
- the LOC117633152 gene encoding UDP-glucuronic acid decarboxylase 5 isoform X2 — translation MRILVTGGAGFIGSHLVDRLMENEKNEVIVVDNYFTGSKDNLKKWIGHPRFELIRHDVTETLLVEVDRIYHLACPASPIFYKYNPVKTIKTNVIGTLNMLGLAKRVGARILLTSTSEVYGDPLVHPQPESYWGNVNPIGVRSCYDEGKRVAETLMFDYHRQHGIEIRIARIFNTYGPRMNIDDGRVVSNFIAQALRDEPLTVQNPGTQTRSFCYVSDMVDGLIRLMEGEHTGPINIGNPGEFTMLELAETVKELINPGVEIKRVENTPDDPRQRKPDITKAKELLGWEPKIKLREGLPLMEEDFRLRLGAAKKN, via the exons ATgagaattttggttactggGGGAGCTGGATTCATCGGTTCTCACCTGGTTGACAGATTaatggaaaatgaaaagaatgaG GTTATTGTTGTTGACAACTACTTCACTGGCTCCAAGGACAATCTGAAAAAATGGATTGGTCATCCCAGATTTGAGCTAATTCGTCATG ATGTCACAGAGACATTGTTGGTTGAAGTTGATCGAATTTACCATCTTGCTTGCCCAGCTTCTccaattttctataaatacaaCCCTGTAAAG ACGATAAAAACAAATGTGATTGGCACGCTGAACATGCTTGGACTTGCCAAGCGAGTTGGAGCAAG GATTTTGCTGACATCAACTTCAGAGGTATATGGAGATCCTCTTGTGCATCCACAACCTGAAAGCTATTGGGGTAATGTTAACCCAATTG GAGTAAGGAGCTGCTATGATGAGGGGAAGCGTGTTGCTGAGACCTTGATGTTCGACTATCATAGGCAGCATGGGATAG AAATACGTATTGCCAGAATCTTCAACACGTATGGTCCTCGCATGAATATTGATGATGGGCGTGTAGTCAGCAATTTTATAGCCCAAGCACTTCG TGATGAACCCTTGACAGTCCAAAATCCTGGGACTCAAACTCGCAGCTTCTGTTATGTCTCTGACATG gttgATGGCCTCATTCGTCTCATGGAAGGAGAGCACACTGGACCCATTAACATTGGAAACCCAG GTGAATTTACAATGCTTGAACTTGCAGAGACAGTGAAGGAG CTCATCAACCCTGGGGTGGAGATAAAGAGGGTGGAGAACACTCCTGATGATCCAAGACAGCGGAAACCCGACATCACAAAGGCAAAGGAATTGCTGGGTTGGGAGCCAAAGATCAAGTTACGGGAAGGCCTGCCTCTCATGGAGGAGGATTTCCGCTTGAGGCTGGGAGCAGCCAAAAAGAACTGA
- the LOC117633153 gene encoding uncharacterized protein LOC117633153 produces MRKFDPWPIFFKREWNRNWPFLVGFAITGTLITKFSLGLTEEDAKNSAFVQRHKR; encoded by the exons ATGAGGAAGTTCGATCCATGGCCGATTTTCTTCAAGCGAGAGTGGAACAGGAACTGGCCGTTCCTGGTTGGGTTTGCCATCACCGGAACCCTCATCACCAAGTTCTCTCTTGGCCTCACTG AGGAAGACGCTAAGAACTCAGCTTTCGTTCAGAGGCACAAGAG GTGA
- the LOC117632894 gene encoding histone H4, protein MSGRGKGGKGLGKGGAKRHRKVLRDNIQGITKPAIRRLARRGGVKRISGLIYEETRGVLKIFLENVIRDAVTYTEHARRKTVTAMDVVYALKRQGRTLYGFGG, encoded by the coding sequence ATGTCAGGACGAGGAAAGGGCGGTAAGGGTTTGGGCAAAGGGGGAGCCAAACGACATCGTAAGGTCCTCAGAGATAACATCCAGGGCATCACCAAGCCTGCGATTCGTCGTCTGGCTCGCAGAGGTGGTGTGAAGCGTATCAGTGGTCTGATCTACGAGGAGACCAGAGGCGTCCTCAAGATCTTTCTCGAGAATGTGATTCGTGATGCAGTGACTTACACTGAGCACGCCAGGAGGAAGACTGTGACCGCCATGGATGTGGTGTATGCTTTGAAGAGGCAGGGAAGGACCCTCTATGGTTTTGGGGGTTAG
- the LOC117631097 gene encoding ACT domain-containing protein ACR9-like, whose protein sequence is MGVPSDDVVVIQKGNRPGEPCVITVNCPDKTGLGCDICRIILDFGLYIEKADFSTDGIWCYLVLWVFPHSSSPIVRLSNLKNQLQSVCPSCTVSYYFFQQTTRPSSSAVYLLTFVCLDRKGLLHDVTQILSELELSIQSVKVTTTPDDRVLDLFFITDNMDLLHTKERQDETLKQLHDVLGESCISCELQLADPVYESHRGIPSLSPVVAEELFTCELLDKETLSQALSPDMTKLKESNVTMDNSLSPAHTLLQIHCADHKGLLYDIMRTLKDCNIKISYGRFSPNVKGYRDLDLFIQQKDGKKFVDPDKQSALCLCLKVEMLHPLRVIIADRGPDTELLVANPVELSGKGRPRVFYDVTLALKTLGICIFSAEIGRVSASDREWEVYRFLLEENHKFQLSNMVAKNQIVDRVRRTLMGW, encoded by the exons ATGGGAGTGCCGAGCGACGACGTCGTTGTGATCCAGAAAGGTAACCGGCCTGGCGAGCCCTGCGTCATCACCGTTAATTGCCCGGACAAGACCGGCCTCGGCTGCGATATTTGCAGAATAATCCTCGATTTTGGCCTTTACATTGAGAAAGCTG ATTTTTCAACTGATGGGATATGGTGCTACTTAGTGTTATGGGTATTTCCTCATTCAAGCTCACCAATTGTGAGATTGTCAAATTTGAAGAACCAGCTCCAATCTGTATGCCCATCATGCACAGTGTCGTATTACTTCTTCCAGCAGACCACACGACCGTCATCCTCAGCAGTTTATCTATTGACGTTTGTTTGCCTTGACCGCAAGGGGTTGTTGCAtg aTGTTACACAAATTCTCTCTGAGCTTGAGCTTTCAATTCAAAGTGTGAAAGTGACCACAACCCCAGATGACAGGGTCTTGGACCTCTTCTTTATAACAGATAACAT GGACCTTCTACACACGAAAGAACGCCAAGATGAGACATTAAAACAATTGCATGATGTATTGGGTGAGTCATGTATCAGCTGCGAACTTCAGTTGGCAGATCCTGTGTATGAATCCCACCGTGGCATCCCTTCCCTTTCTCCTGTGGTAGCTGAAGAGCTATTTACGTGTGAGTTATTGGATAAAGAAACCCTCTCTCAAGCTCTCAGTCCGGATATGACAAAATTGAAGGAAAGCAATGTGACAATGGACAATTCATTGAGCCCAGCTCATACATTACTTCAAATCCACTGTGCTGATCACAAGGGTCTCTTGTATGACATTATGAGAACTTTGAAAGACTGCAATATCAAG ATATCTTACGGTAGATTTTCTCCAAATGTAAAAGGCTATCGTGATTTAGACCTTTTCATCCAGCAGAAGGATGGGAAAAAGTTTGTGGATCCTGATAAGCAGAGTGCACtgtgtttgtgtttgaagGTGGAGATGCTTCACCCCTTACGCGTTATCATTGCAGACCGAGGGCCAGATACTGAACTGTTGGTTGCTAATCCAGTGGAGCTATCTGGAAAGGGACGACCACGAGTTTTCTACGATGTTACATTGGCTTTAAAAACACTCGGGATTTGCATTTTCTCG GCTGAAATTGGAAGGGTCTCAGCATCAGATCGTGAATGGGAGGTTTATAGGTTTTTGCTGGAAGAGAACCACAAATTTCAATTATCAAATATGGTAGCTAAGAATCAGATTGTAGATAGAGTTAGAAGAACATTGATGGGGTGGTGA
- the LOC117632824 gene encoding LOW QUALITY PROTEIN: uncharacterized protein LOC117632824 (The sequence of the model RefSeq protein was modified relative to this genomic sequence to represent the inferred CDS: inserted 2 bases in 1 codon), with protein sequence MSTPRSSAYLDAVTLEIEKKLQRALASPTQRRNLLQELFADIALEIDERAKDMILSREEDAISPAEDSMDGQLCFYDVLTDHYVQVPASGKRILDLIVQLWSQSFASHIFALLFHKWLFEVQLDNSEVLLRYSSALIEGATNVFWIDTQSNTRRFQSLFRYLLEDVALEPKRLNKIPVQVQRDLFLLLSRFIFFYNSVDKLGSFLRQFPLFPNAFLVGGAEDFFVIELADQLQKLKVEPVLLHYLSHIKLLQGMDLRMATXTRLKACLYSFTSPGGPMYPTRAVRHAAWDALDLLFPVGRYPRHLISLFFRLLYPWYWPSSCWNFIMDCIKAVLYSLLGLICSSLEKLRKPKF encoded by the exons ATGTCAACGCCTCGAAGCTCTGCCTATCTCGATGCCGTCACTCTAGAAATCGAGAAGAAGCTCCAGCGG GCGCTAGCTTCTCCGACACAGCGGCGCAACTTGTTGCAGGAGTTGTTTGCTGACATAGCTTTAGAGATCGATGAGCGAGCCAAAG ATATGATTCTCAGCAGGGAAGAAGATGCAATTTCTCCTGCAGAGGATAGCATGGATGGTCAGCTATGCTTTTATGATGTGCTCACTGACCATTATGTTCAGGTGCCTGCGAGTGGAAAACGCATCCTTGATTTGATTGTCCAACTATGGAGCCAGTCATTTGCATCTCATATTTTTGCCTTGTTATTCCACAAATGG CTGTTTGAAGTTCAACTTGACAACTCTGAAGTTCTTCTTCGTTACTCATCTGCTCTTATTGAAGGTGCAACAAATGTTTTCTG GATTGATACTCAATCAAATACAAGGCGATTTCAATCCCTCTTTCGT TATCTTCTTGAAGATGTTGCTTTGGAGCCCAAACGGTTGAATAAAATCCCTGTACAG GTCCAGCGAGATCTATTTCTTTTACTTTCGaggtttatatttttttataactcaG TTGACAAACTCGGGAGCTTCTTAAGgcaatttcctctttttccgAATGCTTTTCTGGTTGGTGGTGCAGAAGACTTCTTTGTTATTGAACTTGCAGATCAG CTTCAAAAACTGAAGGTGGAACCAGTATTGCTGCACTATCTGTCGCACATAAAACTTCTCCAGG GAATGGATCTGAGAATGGCCAC NACAAGGTTAAAGGCTTGTTTGTATAGTTTCACTTCTCCTGGTGGTCCAATGTACCCCACAAGAGCTGTTCGTCATGCTGCCTGGGATGCATTAGATTTGCTTTTTCCC GTTGGGAGATATCCGCGGCATCTTATAAGCCTGTTCTTCCGACTGTTGTATCCATGGTACTGGCCCTCTTCTTGTTGGAATTTCATAATGGATTGCATAAAGGCAGTATTGTATTCTCTGTTAGGATTAATCTGTTCAAGTTTGGAGAAGCTGAGGAAGCCAAAGTTTTAA
- the LOC117632764 gene encoding uncharacterized protein LOC117632764, with protein MAPILTTQKERESISERREKERGFEFQGKRGRDERETRLILGIAIPAFFVFWVIVVILVCAMSQSKRRKAAAIAAANAGQNGEANMPNGLPPQGAPMNPQMLGKFGEVMMNQFAGNDEDRGTPEQGTPEQIRNQQVEERPLQY; from the exons ATGGCTCCAATATTGACGAcgcaaaaagagagagagagcatcagtgagaggagagagaaagaaaggggaTTTGAGTTCCAGgggaagagagggagagatgaaAGGGAGACTCGGTTAATTCTTGGAATTGCAATTCcagctttctttgttttctgggTTATTGTGGTGATCCTTGTCTGCGCAATGAGCCAAAGTAAAAGGAGAAAAGCAGCTGCCATAGCAGCAGCCAATGCGG GACAAAACGGTGAGGCCAATATGCCTAATGGCCTACCACCACAAGGAGCACCAATGAACCCACAGATGTTGGGTAAATTTGGAGAAGTTATGATGAATCAGTTTGCAGGCAATGATGAAGACCGAGGAACACCAGAGCAAGGAACACCTGAGCAAATAAGAAATCAACAGGTTGAAGAAAGGCCACTACAGTATTGA